One window from the genome of Amycolatopsis sp. NBC_01480 encodes:
- a CDS encoding MFS transporter, whose amino-acid sequence MTTRIRPTSVGTMLTAMVSVEVCSGVVQGYLPPLLPALGLDLHIDTTGQNNVYLLSQLAAAVLTPLLSRLGDLYGHRRLLRWCLALVAAGSLLMAAVPSSATLMAGVAMQGAVVGFLPLLIAILRSRAPRHNRFGIGLLVGGLLVAIGLGGLVAGVLSESHAEAGLWVAVPVACLAMVAGLVVPDSDTERGGRFNAGAAVLLTGALIGIVLAVAQGPEWGWGSPAALGTAAGGGVLLALWMIVEARSAHPLVDVRMFANRRLAVVCATTFCVSFGTIGFLGANATFLGTSTVDTGYGAGLGPQTIAMISLAMVLTGFAGSTLTRRLAGRLGDRAVLITAGVLAVAGFALLCVLHDSLGEYLIGALTVGFADGLTEAITRTLSVEAVATEDTALAAGLNELSLSIGAAIGSAVIGALFAAHPLEHTGDVELSGYLWSWGTCAALAAAGVAVALGYRSARCTDDAVPAAPPLT is encoded by the coding sequence CGGTCGGGACGATGCTGACCGCGATGGTGTCCGTCGAGGTGTGCAGCGGTGTCGTGCAGGGATACCTGCCGCCGCTGCTGCCCGCGCTCGGCCTCGACCTCCATATCGACACCACCGGCCAGAACAACGTCTATCTCCTGTCCCAGCTGGCCGCGGCGGTGCTCACGCCACTGCTGTCCCGGCTCGGCGACCTCTACGGCCACCGCCGTCTCCTGCGCTGGTGCCTCGCTCTCGTCGCCGCAGGCTCGCTGCTCATGGCCGCTGTGCCGAGTTCCGCCACGCTCATGGCCGGCGTGGCCATGCAGGGCGCTGTCGTCGGTTTCCTGCCCTTGCTGATCGCGATCCTTCGGTCGCGTGCTCCGCGGCACAACCGCTTCGGGATCGGCCTGCTCGTCGGCGGGCTGCTGGTGGCGATCGGGCTCGGTGGACTCGTCGCCGGGGTACTCAGTGAAAGCCACGCCGAAGCCGGGCTGTGGGTCGCGGTTCCGGTGGCGTGTTTGGCTATGGTCGCCGGGCTGGTGGTTCCCGACAGCGACACTGAACGCGGCGGCCGTTTCAACGCCGGGGCGGCCGTCCTGCTCACCGGTGCGCTGATCGGCATCGTCCTCGCCGTCGCACAGGGGCCTGAGTGGGGTTGGGGCTCCCCGGCGGCGCTCGGCACAGCAGCGGGCGGCGGCGTGCTACTGGCGCTGTGGATGATCGTCGAGGCCCGGTCGGCGCACCCGCTCGTCGACGTCCGGATGTTCGCCAACCGGCGCCTCGCCGTAGTCTGTGCGACGACATTCTGCGTGTCGTTCGGGACAATCGGATTCCTTGGCGCGAACGCGACGTTCCTTGGCACGTCCACAGTGGATACCGGCTACGGCGCCGGACTGGGGCCGCAGACGATCGCGATGATCTCCTTGGCGATGGTGCTCACAGGCTTTGCCGGTTCGACGCTCACCCGGCGGCTCGCCGGGCGCCTCGGCGACCGCGCAGTGCTGATCACCGCAGGCGTGCTGGCCGTGGCCGGTTTCGCTTTGCTGTGCGTGCTGCACGACTCGCTCGGCGAATACCTGATCGGCGCTCTGACCGTCGGATTCGCCGACGGGCTCACCGAAGCGATTACTCGCACGTTGTCGGTGGAGGCCGTCGCAACCGAAGACACGGCGCTCGCCGCCGGCCTCAACGAGCTGTCTCTCTCGATCGGCGCGGCCATCGGATCCGCGGTTATCGGCGCACTGTTCGCCGCACATCCGTTGGAGCACACCGGAGACGTCGAACTGTCCGGCTACCTGTGGTCGTGGGGCACGTGTGCCGCACTCGCCGCCGCCGGTGTCGCGGTCGCACTCGGCTACCGCAGCGCCCGCTGCACGGACGACGCCGTGCCCGCGGCCCCGCCACTGACCTGA
- a CDS encoding amidohydrolase, whose amino-acid sequence MNRQLQSIVDRWADRLVELSHSLHAEPETAFAEHRSARKIADLLELAGFDVTRGAAGLPTALVATRGTGQLNIGVCAEYDALPGIGHACGHNVNGAASVGAAIALGTVADELGLTVTLLGTPAEEDYAGKALLLAAGVFDHVAAAMMVHAAGEDSVGASSLAAASWDITFTGTPSHAATAPWEGVNALDAITLAHNALGLLRQQLPPGVLVHGIVTDGGHASNVIPARAAARYEVRARTLEQLHAVLPRVHAAFEAGSVATGAELDIRPRGSDYAELRQDAFMTSAYLTAARSLGRTVVERHGEPVASTDIGNVSHVLPTIQPTIGYPVGGAAHHTPEFARYGTSAGADLAVRDGALALGWVGVELATAPGHRGRLLDGIRAR is encoded by the coding sequence GTGAACCGCCAACTTCAGTCCATAGTGGACAGATGGGCCGACCGGCTAGTCGAGCTGAGCCATAGCCTCCACGCCGAGCCCGAGACCGCATTCGCCGAGCACCGTTCCGCCCGCAAGATCGCGGATCTGCTCGAGCTCGCCGGCTTCGACGTGACGCGCGGCGCGGCCGGCCTGCCGACGGCCTTGGTCGCGACGCGAGGCACGGGGCAGCTGAACATCGGCGTATGCGCGGAATACGACGCGTTGCCCGGCATCGGACACGCCTGCGGCCACAACGTCAACGGCGCGGCGTCAGTCGGCGCGGCCATCGCACTCGGTACAGTCGCCGACGAACTCGGCCTCACTGTCACACTGCTCGGCACGCCCGCCGAGGAGGACTACGCGGGGAAGGCGCTGCTGCTCGCGGCAGGGGTGTTCGACCACGTTGCAGCCGCGATGATGGTCCACGCGGCCGGGGAGGACAGCGTCGGCGCGTCGTCATTGGCCGCCGCATCGTGGGACATCACCTTTACTGGCACCCCTTCCCACGCCGCCACCGCACCATGGGAAGGGGTGAACGCACTCGACGCGATCACCTTGGCGCACAATGCCCTTGGCCTGCTCCGGCAGCAGCTTCCGCCCGGGGTGCTCGTCCACGGGATCGTCACCGACGGAGGCCATGCCAGCAACGTCATCCCGGCCCGCGCCGCGGCGAGGTACGAGGTCCGCGCCCGGACGCTGGAACAGCTGCACGCAGTCCTCCCACGGGTGCACGCGGCGTTCGAGGCGGGTTCGGTCGCGACGGGCGCGGAGCTGGACATCCGCCCGCGCGGCAGTGATTACGCCGAGCTGCGGCAGGACGCGTTCATGACGTCCGCCTACCTGACGGCAGCGCGATCGCTGGGCCGGACCGTCGTCGAACGCCACGGAGAACCCGTCGCGTCGACGGACATCGGCAACGTTTCCCATGTCCTGCCGACGATTCAGCCGACCATCGGCTACCCCGTCGGCGGTGCCGCGCACCATACACCGGAGTTCGCGCGCTATGGCACGAGCGCCGGTGCGGACCTGGCCGTGCGGGACGGTGCGCTCGCGCTCGGATGGGTGGGCGTCGAACTCGCGACTGCGCCGGGGCACCGCGGCCGCCTGCTGGACGGTATCCGGGCGCGATGA
- a CDS encoding PP2C family protein-serine/threonine phosphatase, which translates to MIREAGESADHGSDADPAFSALLEDSAEDLYENAPCGFVSTLLDGTIAKINATLLDWLGRTSEELVGRQRFSDLLTVGGRLYHETHFAPLLRMQGDLGGIAVEMKTADGRRLPVLVTSKVKTSPDGEAQLIRTTVFDARDRRAYEQELLRARNVAERERDQVGRLAKTLQQTLLPPTLPDVPGMQVAAYYHPASEDQVGGDFYDLFPLTGDTWGFFLGDVSGKGAAAAVVTSLARYTLRAAAVHDPDPVAALQTLNTVLHQEFQGPDPRFCTVLHGHVRPHDGTGATVTLAGGGHPPALLIRADGTPSFLEARGGQLVGALPVARFVAVTAVLQPGDTVLLYTDGLTEARTLGRRRYSEEQLHADLTGLAPTTAPAVIHAVTELLAGFGDGVEDDTALLAMSVPLQS; encoded by the coding sequence GTGATCCGCGAAGCGGGAGAAAGCGCCGACCACGGCAGTGACGCCGATCCCGCGTTCTCTGCTCTGCTCGAAGACAGCGCCGAGGACCTCTACGAGAACGCCCCCTGCGGTTTCGTCTCGACCTTGCTGGACGGCACGATCGCCAAGATCAACGCCACGCTGCTGGACTGGCTGGGGCGCACCAGTGAAGAGTTGGTCGGCCGGCAGCGGTTCTCTGACCTGCTCACCGTCGGCGGCCGCCTTTACCACGAGACGCATTTCGCGCCGCTCTTGCGGATGCAAGGTGATCTCGGCGGCATCGCTGTCGAGATGAAGACGGCGGATGGCAGGCGGCTGCCGGTGCTGGTGACGTCGAAGGTCAAGACCAGTCCGGACGGTGAGGCTCAGCTGATCCGCACCACGGTGTTCGACGCGCGCGATCGGCGTGCCTACGAGCAGGAGCTGCTACGGGCCCGCAATGTGGCCGAGCGCGAACGCGACCAGGTGGGCCGGCTGGCGAAGACCCTGCAGCAGACGTTGCTGCCGCCGACCTTGCCGGACGTGCCCGGCATGCAGGTGGCGGCCTACTACCACCCGGCGTCGGAAGACCAAGTCGGCGGCGACTTCTACGACCTGTTCCCGCTGACCGGCGACACGTGGGGCTTCTTCCTCGGCGACGTATCCGGCAAAGGCGCTGCCGCGGCCGTCGTGACGTCACTGGCGCGTTACACGCTGCGAGCGGCCGCGGTCCACGACCCGGACCCGGTCGCCGCGTTGCAGACGCTCAACACCGTCCTGCACCAGGAATTCCAAGGCCCCGACCCGCGGTTCTGCACCGTCCTGCACGGCCACGTCCGGCCGCACGACGGCACCGGCGCCACTGTGACCCTAGCCGGGGGCGGCCACCCGCCCGCCTTGCTCATCCGCGCCGACGGTACGCCCTCGTTCCTGGAAGCCCGGGGTGGGCAGCTGGTGGGTGCCCTGCCCGTCGCCCGGTTCGTCGCGGTCACCGCCGTGCTGCAGCCCGGTGACACCGTGCTCCTGTACACCGACGGGCTGACGGAAGCTCGCACTCTCGGCCGCCGCCGCTACAGCGAAGAACAGCTGCATGCGGACCTCACCGGCCTGGCACCGACCACCGCGCCCGCCGTGATCCATGCTGTCACCGAGCTTCTGGCCGGCTTCGGGGACGGCGTCGAAGACGACACCGCACTGCTCGCGATGAGCGTCCCGCTTCAATCGTGA
- a CDS encoding alpha/beta fold hydrolase produces MSMRTRNNVVVTGREDGPVLLLAHGFGCDQNLWRLVVPTFAQQYRVVLFDHTGAGRSDLSAWTPERYGTLDGYADDILALCHELDLTDVVLVGHSVSAMIAVLATNREPDRFAKLVLLTPSPCYIDDDGYRGGFSRADIDELLEALEANYLGWSAAMAPVIMGNPDRPELGEELTNSFCRTDPAIARVFARATFLSDNRDDLAEVRVPTLVLQCSDDAIAPPEVGQFTHEQIAGSVLVTLDATGHCPQLSAPEATTAAITDFVASP; encoded by the coding sequence ATGAGCATGCGGACCCGGAACAACGTCGTCGTCACCGGCCGGGAAGACGGGCCGGTGCTGCTGCTCGCGCACGGATTCGGCTGTGACCAGAATCTGTGGCGCCTCGTCGTCCCCACCTTCGCGCAGCAGTACCGCGTGGTGCTGTTTGACCACACCGGCGCCGGGCGGTCGGACCTGTCCGCCTGGACGCCCGAACGGTACGGCACCCTCGACGGCTACGCCGACGACATCCTCGCCCTGTGTCACGAACTCGACCTGACCGATGTCGTGCTCGTCGGGCACTCGGTCAGCGCGATGATCGCCGTCCTGGCCACCAACCGCGAGCCGGACCGGTTCGCGAAACTGGTGCTGCTCACGCCGTCCCCCTGCTACATCGACGACGACGGCTACCGCGGCGGCTTCAGCCGCGCCGACATCGACGAGCTGCTCGAAGCGCTGGAAGCGAACTACCTCGGCTGGTCAGCGGCGATGGCACCGGTGATCATGGGCAACCCGGATCGCCCGGAACTGGGCGAAGAGCTGACCAACAGCTTCTGCCGCACCGACCCCGCGATCGCCCGGGTCTTCGCGCGCGCCACGTTCCTCTCCGACAACCGCGACGACCTGGCCGAAGTCCGCGTGCCGACGCTCGTCCTCCAGTGCTCCGACGACGCCATCGCGCCGCCCGAGGTCGGACAGTTCACCCACGAGCAGATCGCCGGCAGCGTGCTTGTGACGCTCGACGCGACCGGGCACTGCCCCCAGCTCAGCGCACCCGAAGCCACTACCGCCGCGATCACCGACTTCGTGGCCAGCCCGTGA
- a CDS encoding AbrB family transcriptional regulator gives MINVSGTRVVRPSAALRRAAPAVGAVVLCYVLAEFAESISVPAAQLLVAILVGVALALTGRIRHPLPARMVRPSHAVVGALMGSYLQVGALGSLATAVAPLLVVTVASVAACYGVAYTLARLTTIPLPDSALGMTPGGSAAIVACAADVGADARFVAFTQYVRVGMVALTAPFVVLLAQPSFAGGTAVVAGFPAPGHLVDASGEVAGLLVLAAVCLLGAQLGRRLALPAPVLLGSMLVAAVAGASGGVNGFTPAGPLRDVVFVVVGLEVGLKFTRSSMRHIGKRLPLVLGSTVLVCAICAGLAALLPVTTGMPFLEAYLATTPGGINAVLATADSARVDVPVVSAVQSVRLFLVCLVVPLLARRMKAPFRRRAAVAGGV, from the coding sequence GTGATAAATGTTTCCGGAACAAGGGTAGTGCGCCCCAGTGCTGCGCTTCGACGTGCGGCACCCGCGGTCGGGGCCGTCGTGCTGTGCTATGTGCTCGCCGAATTCGCGGAATCGATTTCAGTGCCTGCAGCCCAATTGCTCGTGGCCATCTTGGTCGGAGTGGCGCTGGCTCTTACCGGCCGGATCCGGCACCCATTGCCGGCGCGGATGGTGCGCCCCAGTCATGCCGTCGTCGGCGCCTTGATGGGCAGCTACCTGCAGGTCGGAGCATTGGGGTCCCTTGCAACTGCGGTTGCGCCGCTTCTGGTGGTCACAGTGGCGAGCGTGGCTGCGTGCTATGGCGTCGCCTATACGTTGGCGCGGCTGACTACGATCCCGTTGCCTGACTCCGCGCTCGGGATGACGCCCGGTGGCTCCGCGGCGATCGTCGCTTGTGCTGCGGACGTCGGTGCGGACGCACGGTTCGTGGCTTTCACCCAGTACGTCCGAGTCGGGATGGTGGCCCTGACCGCTCCGTTCGTGGTGCTGCTGGCCCAGCCTTCCTTCGCCGGTGGCACTGCGGTGGTGGCTGGGTTTCCGGCACCAGGACATCTCGTGGACGCCTCGGGAGAAGTGGCCGGGCTCCTGGTGCTGGCGGCGGTCTGTCTGCTCGGTGCGCAGCTGGGAAGGCGGCTCGCGTTGCCCGCGCCGGTGTTGCTCGGCAGCATGCTCGTCGCGGCTGTCGCCGGCGCCTCGGGCGGGGTGAACGGGTTCACGCCCGCTGGCCCGCTGCGGGATGTCGTCTTCGTTGTGGTGGGTCTGGAAGTGGGGCTGAAGTTCACTCGGTCGTCGATGCGCCATATCGGCAAACGGCTGCCCTTGGTGCTCGGGTCGACGGTGCTCGTCTGCGCGATCTGCGCCGGTCTTGCTGCGCTCTTGCCTGTGACGACCGGAATGCCGTTCCTCGAAGCGTACCTCGCGACCACTCCTGGAGGGATCAACGCCGTGCTCGCCACGGCGGATTCGGCCCGGGTGGATGTCCCTGTCGTGTCGGCGGTGCAGAGCGTGCGCTTGTTCTTGGTGTGTCTCGTGGTCCCACTGCTGGCACGCCGGATGAAGGCTCCGTTCCGGCGCCGCGCCGCGGTCGCCGGGGGAGTGTGA
- a CDS encoding IS1380 family transposase: MVQGSKASSVRVTADGEGLVSRAGVALLRELTVSTGLGTGWSQALLDTYDGTPVHLPGRVLADLAVMIADGGDALAHLATLRDQDKLFGAVASDATAWRVLDRVDDEHLTRLRAVRAAARDRAWAAGAGPDLAIGLTIDIDATITVAHSEKENAAKTWKKTFGFHPLLAYLDRPEIAGGEALAGILRPGKAGSNTAADHIEILTMALATLPAHARPDPDNPAAPRVMIRTDAAGATHAFAAAVRAAGCGFSMGFPIGTEVQAAVLAIPDHAWVPAYDIDGQPRDGAWVAEITGMLDLTTWPTRSRVFVRRERPHPGAQLRFTDADGHRFTAFITDTEGGQPADLETRHRAHARAEDRIRCGKTTGLRNFPCRGYAENKAWLELSLAAADLLTWAQALCFTGDLTRAEPATFRYRICAIAGKLTRTARVTTLHLDQDWPWARHLATAFARLRAAPWPS, from the coding sequence TTGGTGCAGGGTAGCAAGGCCTCATCGGTGCGGGTCACCGCCGACGGTGAGGGGCTGGTGTCCCGTGCAGGGGTGGCGCTGCTGCGGGAGCTGACGGTCAGCACCGGCCTGGGAACCGGCTGGTCACAGGCACTTCTCGACACCTATGACGGGACGCCGGTCCACCTTCCCGGCCGGGTGCTGGCCGACCTGGCGGTGATGATCGCCGACGGTGGTGACGCGCTGGCGCATCTGGCGACACTGCGGGACCAGGACAAGCTCTTCGGGGCGGTGGCCAGCGACGCCACCGCCTGGCGGGTGCTCGACCGGGTCGATGACGAGCACCTCACCCGCCTGCGGGCCGTCCGGGCGGCAGCCCGGGACCGGGCCTGGGCCGCCGGAGCGGGTCCTGATCTCGCTATCGGGTTGACGATCGACATCGACGCGACGATCACCGTCGCGCACAGCGAGAAGGAGAACGCGGCGAAAACGTGGAAGAAGACGTTCGGGTTCCACCCGCTGCTGGCCTACCTCGACCGGCCCGAGATCGCGGGCGGGGAAGCCTTGGCCGGGATCCTGCGACCGGGCAAGGCCGGGTCGAACACCGCCGCCGACCACATCGAGATCCTCACGATGGCGCTTGCCACGCTCCCGGCCCATGCCCGGCCCGACCCCGATAACCCGGCCGCGCCGCGCGTGATGATCCGGACCGACGCCGCCGGCGCGACCCACGCCTTCGCCGCCGCGGTCCGCGCCGCGGGCTGCGGGTTCTCCATGGGATTCCCGATCGGCACCGAGGTCCAGGCCGCGGTCCTGGCCATTCCCGACCACGCGTGGGTCCCGGCCTACGACATCGACGGCCAGCCCCGCGACGGAGCGTGGGTCGCGGAGATCACCGGCATGCTCGACCTGACGACATGGCCGACCCGTTCGCGGGTGTTCGTCCGCCGCGAACGACCCCACCCCGGTGCGCAACTGCGGTTCACCGACGCCGACGGGCACCGGTTCACCGCGTTCATCACCGACACCGAAGGCGGGCAGCCCGCCGACCTCGAAACCCGGCACCGAGCACACGCCCGGGCCGAAGACCGGATCCGCTGCGGCAAAACCACCGGCCTGCGCAACTTCCCCTGCCGCGGCTACGCGGAGAACAAAGCCTGGCTCGAGTTGTCCCTCGCCGCCGCTGACCTGCTCACCTGGGCCCAAGCCCTGTGCTTCACCGGCGACCTCACCCGAGCCGAACCCGCCACCTTCCGCTACCGCATCTGCGCCATCGCCGGAAAGCTCACCCGCACCGCCCGAGTCACCACCCTGCACCTCGACCAGGACTGGCCCTGGGCACGGCACCTGGCCACCGCCTTCGCCCGGCTCCGCGCAGCCCCCTGGCCCAGCTGA
- a CDS encoding tetratricopeptide repeat protein has product MGSHDEATRTLTEAHRLYLRLGNRLGQAHTLRHLGIVGRTRGRNREAAELFTAAQQLYAEIGDRLGQANALKNLGTVRYQQGAYDAAISTLTSALHLYVDGEHRLGKANTVHELGVAHLMKGDLDSATRALTAAHQAYVEVDAQLGQATSIKNLGVALRLAGRYPESAEKLTTAHERLSAIGVRDDEIDALNDLGDLALDYPPAGDPRDYFGRALELAREHRLQLHEARALTG; this is encoded by the coding sequence CTGGGCTCCCACGACGAGGCCACCCGGACGTTGACCGAGGCCCACCGGCTCTACCTCCGGCTGGGAAACCGCCTGGGGCAGGCGCACACCCTCAGGCACCTCGGCATCGTGGGACGGACGCGTGGCCGCAACCGGGAAGCCGCCGAGCTGTTCACGGCCGCACAGCAGCTGTACGCGGAAATCGGCGACCGGCTCGGCCAGGCCAACGCCCTCAAGAACCTGGGCACGGTGCGCTACCAGCAAGGTGCCTACGACGCCGCGATCAGCACCCTCACCAGTGCGCTGCACCTCTACGTCGACGGGGAACACCGGCTGGGGAAGGCGAACACCGTCCACGAGCTCGGCGTCGCGCACTTGATGAAGGGCGACCTGGACAGCGCGACCCGCGCGCTGACCGCCGCCCACCAGGCGTACGTCGAGGTCGACGCCCAGCTGGGGCAGGCCACGTCGATCAAGAACCTGGGCGTCGCACTGCGGCTGGCCGGGCGCTATCCGGAGTCGGCCGAGAAGCTCACCACCGCCCACGAGCGGCTGAGCGCAATCGGCGTCCGGGACGACGAGATCGACGCGCTGAACGACCTCGGCGACCTCGCGCTGGACTACCCACCGGCCGGCGATCCGCGCGACTACTTCGGCCGGGCCCTCGAACTCGCCCGCGAACACCGGCTCCAGCTCCACGAAGCGCGGGCGCTCACCGGATAA
- a CDS encoding MFS transporter yields the protein MPFAGNRFSWAAVLCWLTVLIEGFDLVALGATSLALQHAGGLEFTPSRLTTVATVSLVGVALGAALVTPLADLFGRRTILIASVASFSAFTLVLPLSSGFVMFAVLRLLAGLGLGSCMPTALAVMSEHRPAQRRTRASTTTMTGYHCGAVLASLLALAAGNSWQILFYAGGAAGLVIAAVMWWKLPETAPVRRDADAERVTVVDLVRPRFLRTTLAVWVSTFMGLLLVYGLNTWLPSLMKTAGYGVSTSITLLFVLNAGGIAGMLLAGYVGDARGIRRTSLVWFGVGAVLLAVLSIRIQVSLVLNLVIFLTGVFVFSAQVLVYAYVAQSYPDRIRGAALGVTSGVGRLGAITGPLITGVLVTGGVAYPWGFYFFAIAAVLGLVAMTLAPRGTGPAPVV from the coding sequence ATGCCGTTCGCCGGGAACCGTTTTTCCTGGGCCGCCGTGCTGTGCTGGCTCACCGTGCTGATCGAGGGCTTCGACCTGGTGGCGCTCGGCGCGACCAGCCTCGCGCTGCAGCACGCCGGGGGTCTGGAGTTCACCCCGTCCCGGCTGACCACGGTCGCCACCGTGTCACTGGTCGGCGTCGCGCTCGGCGCGGCACTGGTCACGCCGCTGGCCGATCTGTTCGGGCGCCGCACCATCCTGATCGCCTCGGTCGCGTCCTTCTCCGCGTTCACGCTCGTGCTGCCGCTCTCGTCCGGCTTCGTGATGTTCGCGGTGCTGCGCCTGCTGGCCGGGCTCGGGCTCGGTTCCTGCATGCCGACCGCGCTGGCGGTCATGTCGGAACACCGGCCCGCGCAGCGCCGGACCCGGGCCAGCACCACCACCATGACCGGCTACCACTGCGGCGCCGTGCTGGCGTCGCTGCTCGCGCTGGCGGCCGGGAACTCCTGGCAGATCCTGTTTTACGCGGGCGGCGCGGCCGGGCTCGTGATCGCCGCGGTCATGTGGTGGAAGCTGCCCGAAACCGCGCCCGTCCGCCGGGACGCCGACGCCGAGCGAGTCACCGTGGTGGACCTGGTGCGGCCCCGGTTCCTGCGCACCACCCTGGCCGTGTGGGTGAGCACGTTCATGGGCCTGCTCCTGGTGTACGGGCTCAACACCTGGCTGCCGAGCCTGATGAAAACCGCGGGCTACGGGGTGTCGACGTCGATCACGCTCCTGTTCGTCCTCAACGCCGGCGGCATCGCGGGCATGCTCCTGGCCGGCTACGTCGGCGACGCCCGCGGCATCCGCCGGACCTCGCTGGTCTGGTTCGGGGTGGGCGCGGTCCTGCTGGCGGTGCTGAGCATCCGCATCCAGGTCAGTCTGGTGCTGAACCTGGTCATCTTCCTCACCGGCGTGTTCGTGTTCTCAGCCCAGGTACTGGTTTACGCCTACGTCGCACAGTCCTATCCGGACCGAATCCGCGGCGCTGCCCTCGGCGTCACCTCCGGCGTCGGCCGTCTCGGGGCCATCACCGGGCCGTTGATCACGGGCGTGTTGGTCACCGGGGGCGTCGCTTATCCTTGGGGTTTCTACTTTTTCGCCATTGCCGCGGTGCTCGGGCTGGTGGCCATGACGCTGGCTCCCCGCGGGACTGGCCCTGCGCCCGTCGTTTAG
- a CDS encoding benzaldehyde dehydrogenase: MLLEPETWAARIYSGEWRAGGGGATDVVEPATGATLGRLGLANPDDVRRAAVTAAAAQRGWARTPPSERAAVLRRAGDLWVAHRAEIEDWIVREAGSVPAKAAVETGLAAGICHEAAALPTHPLGEVLPSDEPHWSFARSRPAGVVSVIAPFNFPLILSIRSVAPALALGNAVLLKPDPRTGVCGGVALVRIFEEAGLPQGLLHLVPGGADVGQAAIDAPEVRVISFTGSTAVGRRIGERASSLLKRVHLELGGNNALVVLPGADVERAASAGAFGSFNHQGQICMATGRHLVHESVAGPYLDALAAIARKLPVGDPATQPVALGPIIDGKQLDHIDRLVREGVKAGDRVLAGGEPAAPYYPPTVLACGGSGSPVWQQEVFGPVAPVLTFGGLDEAAGLVNESPYGLSVGILGDVGTAMRLADELDSGKVHINEQTVADEPNVPFGGIGDSGNGSRFGGARANIEAFTETQWLTVRSEIAGYPF, encoded by the coding sequence ATGTTGCTGGAACCGGAAACCTGGGCCGCCCGGATCTACTCCGGCGAGTGGCGAGCAGGCGGCGGCGGGGCCACGGACGTCGTCGAGCCCGCGACCGGCGCCACCCTCGGCCGGCTCGGCCTGGCCAACCCGGACGACGTGCGCCGGGCCGCCGTCACCGCGGCCGCCGCGCAACGCGGGTGGGCGCGAACGCCGCCGTCCGAGCGGGCGGCTGTGCTCCGCCGCGCGGGCGACCTGTGGGTCGCGCACCGGGCGGAGATCGAGGACTGGATCGTCCGGGAGGCCGGCTCGGTCCCGGCCAAAGCCGCCGTCGAAACCGGTTTGGCGGCCGGGATCTGCCACGAGGCGGCCGCGCTGCCCACCCATCCGCTGGGCGAGGTGCTGCCGTCGGACGAACCGCACTGGTCGTTCGCGCGCTCCCGCCCGGCCGGGGTGGTGTCGGTGATCGCGCCGTTCAACTTCCCGTTGATCCTGTCGATCCGGTCGGTCGCTCCGGCGCTCGCGCTCGGCAACGCGGTGCTGCTCAAGCCCGACCCGCGGACCGGGGTCTGCGGCGGCGTCGCGCTGGTGCGGATCTTCGAGGAAGCCGGGCTGCCCCAAGGACTGCTGCACCTGGTGCCCGGCGGCGCGGACGTCGGGCAGGCGGCCATCGACGCGCCCGAGGTGCGGGTCATCTCGTTCACCGGCTCCACCGCGGTCGGCCGCCGGATCGGGGAGCGGGCCTCGTCGCTGCTCAAGCGCGTGCATCTGGAGCTGGGCGGAAACAACGCGCTGGTGGTGCTGCCGGGCGCGGACGTCGAGCGGGCCGCGAGCGCCGGCGCGTTCGGCTCGTTCAACCACCAGGGGCAGATCTGCATGGCCACCGGCCGTCACCTCGTGCACGAGTCGGTCGCCGGCCCGTACCTCGACGCGCTGGCCGCCATCGCCCGCAAGCTGCCGGTCGGCGATCCCGCCACCCAGCCGGTCGCGCTCGGCCCGATCATCGACGGCAAGCAGCTCGACCACATCGACCGGCTGGTGCGGGAGGGCGTCAAGGCGGGGGACCGGGTGCTCGCCGGTGGTGAGCCCGCGGCGCCCTACTACCCGCCGACCGTGCTCGCGTGTGGCGGCAGCGGATCGCCCGTCTGGCAGCAGGAAGTCTTCGGCCCGGTCGCCCCGGTGCTGACCTTCGGCGGGCTCGACGAGGCGGCCGGCCTGGTCAACGAGTCGCCGTACGGCCTGTCGGTCGGCATCCTCGGCGACGTCGGCACAGCGATGCGGCTGGCCGACGAACTCGACAGCGGCAAGGTCCACATCAACGAGCAGACCGTCGCTGACGAGCCGAACGTGCCCTTCGGCGGGATCGGCGATTCCGGCAACGGCTCCCGCTTCGGCGGCGCCCGTGCCAACATCGAGGCCTTCACCGAAACCCAGTGGCTCACCGTCCGCTCCGAAATCGCCGGCTATCCGTTCTGA